The following proteins come from a genomic window of Paenibacillus swuensis:
- a CDS encoding MMPL family transporter gives MLYLWLADKAIRYPRGILITWLVCLSWFAAHASDLPAVLHDHGLRTQGSYNDVQHVLSEDFGIPEDPVIVLFDVQKKVSSDEFQSYLEQRLHVAASIQGVKKIISPVNRPEMRKANFAYALIEFSQPSGEMEGALKELRQVFPPQEGIGVRLTGSKVVQTDVNAASRTDLGKAESLGIPIAFIIMWLAFGSVWAALLPVWMGVISVAGAMGFMAELGKHAELSSFVLNVIPMVGLALSIDFALMMVSRFREELHRRSAGDALRITMETAGRAVVLSAACVALGLAGIAFIPMPIFASVAWGAMVVLLLSVLLTLTLLPVILYRLSERLRAPRYPMKTAGIWRWSAHAVMRRPGTVIMFGSGLLLVCLLPLNDMRIAIPDASSLPSEYASRQAFEDWEEVFQTHSANNETPVNQVWAIIGKDNRQLTRQDLGHIRTVIKVLTSDPQVIHVQSVFSRQGLPVQALLRKDSTVLKVTLKGSPSDAAVQTWMTRWEQLQLPEPLTILWGGEAKYQQEVFETLRKSMPGALIFIVLSNFIVLYIAFRSFLIPLKALLMNALSIGAAYGVLVMVSPWISGESHEAVAVMIPIFIFGLVFGISMDYGVFLLSRIAEHYRLTGDNEQAVAEGLASAGGIITSAALIMMAVTAPFAAGDVAGVRQLGIGIAAAVFIDATIIRLLLIPSLMKWLGPWNWRGI, from the coding sequence ATGCTGTATTTATGGCTTGCAGACAAGGCAATCCGGTATCCTCGCGGCATTCTGATCACTTGGCTCGTTTGTTTAAGCTGGTTCGCTGCGCATGCGTCTGACTTACCCGCTGTTCTGCATGATCACGGATTACGAACACAGGGATCCTATAACGATGTTCAACATGTATTGTCGGAGGACTTCGGAATTCCTGAAGATCCGGTTATCGTTCTTTTTGACGTTCAAAAGAAGGTGTCTTCGGATGAATTTCAATCCTACTTGGAGCAAAGATTGCACGTTGCCGCGAGCATTCAGGGTGTAAAGAAGATCATTTCACCTGTCAACAGACCCGAGATGCGTAAAGCGAATTTCGCTTACGCACTGATTGAATTCAGCCAACCCTCCGGTGAAATGGAAGGGGCGCTAAAGGAGCTTCGTCAGGTTTTTCCGCCACAGGAAGGAATCGGCGTCAGGCTGACAGGGAGCAAGGTTGTTCAAACGGATGTCAACGCGGCCAGTCGAACCGATTTAGGTAAAGCCGAAAGCTTAGGAATCCCCATTGCCTTTATCATCATGTGGCTGGCATTCGGAAGCGTTTGGGCCGCTTTATTGCCCGTATGGATGGGAGTAATCTCTGTCGCAGGCGCAATGGGCTTTATGGCCGAGCTTGGTAAGCATGCGGAGCTTTCCTCTTTTGTTTTGAATGTGATCCCGATGGTGGGATTGGCGTTAAGCATAGATTTTGCGCTTATGATGGTCAGCCGGTTTCGGGAGGAGTTACACCGGCGCTCTGCGGGTGATGCTTTACGCATCACGATGGAGACCGCGGGCAGGGCCGTTGTGCTGTCTGCAGCCTGCGTGGCTTTGGGACTGGCAGGAATCGCTTTTATTCCCATGCCCATATTCGCATCGGTCGCTTGGGGTGCTATGGTAGTACTCTTGTTATCGGTCCTTCTGACTTTAACCTTGCTCCCGGTCATCTTGTATAGGCTGTCCGAACGTTTGCGCGCGCCGCGTTACCCCATGAAAACCGCGGGAATATGGCGCTGGTCCGCACATGCGGTCATGCGCCGCCCAGGAACGGTAATTATGTTCGGATCCGGTTTGCTGCTTGTCTGCCTGCTGCCGTTAAACGATATGCGAATCGCTATTCCCGATGCCAGCTCGCTCCCGTCTGAATATGCGTCAAGACAAGCTTTCGAAGACTGGGAGGAGGTTTTTCAGACCCACTCAGCGAACAATGAAACCCCGGTCAATCAGGTATGGGCAATCATAGGCAAGGATAATCGGCAACTCACCCGTCAGGATTTGGGACATATTCGTACTGTAATCAAGGTTCTGACGTCGGATCCACAAGTTATCCATGTGCAGTCCGTCTTCTCCCGACAAGGGCTGCCGGTTCAAGCCCTTCTTCGCAAAGATTCCACGGTGTTGAAAGTAACGTTGAAAGGGAGCCCTTCCGATGCGGCAGTACAGACCTGGATGACACGATGGGAGCAACTTCAACTCCCAGAACCTTTAACAATTCTATGGGGCGGTGAAGCGAAGTATCAGCAAGAAGTGTTTGAGACCCTTCGAAAGTCAATGCCGGGGGCATTGATTTTTATCGTATTGTCCAATTTTATCGTTCTTTACATCGCATTTCGTTCATTCCTCATCCCCCTTAAGGCTTTGCTAATGAATGCTTTGAGCATCGGTGCCGCCTATGGGGTACTGGTTATGGTTTCGCCGTGGATCAGCGGTGAAAGTCATGAGGCGGTGGCCGTCATGATTCCTATCTTCATATTCGGACTGGTGTTCGGCATTTCCATGGACTACGGGGTGTTTCTGTTGTCCCGAATCGCTGAGCATTACAGGCTGACAGGGGATAATGAACAAGCTGTTGCTGAAGGACTTGCCTCCGCAGGAGGAATTATTACATCGGCGGCGTTGATTATGATGGCTGTTACCGCACCGTTCGCCGCCGGAGATGTGGCGGGGGTCAGGCAATTGGGCATTGGAATCGCGGCGGCTGTGTTTATAGACGCGACAATCATCAGGTTGCTCCTCATTCCTTCATTAATGAAGTGGCTGGGTCCGTGGAACTGGCGCGGCATCTAA
- the metA gene encoding homoserine O-acetyltransferase MetA gives MPIKIPDTLPAKEVLSQENIFVMDESFAFQQDIRPLKIVILNLMPTKETTETQFMRLIGNTPLQVECVLLKPKTHTSKNTSALHLEQFYKTFDDIKKDRFDGMIITGAPVELMDFEDVNYWDELTQIFEWSKRNVTSTMHVCWASQAGLYHHFGIPKYTLDNKVFGVFPHQVSKQNVKLLRGFDEEFYVPQSRHTDICREDIEKVDELEILSESEEAGVYLVATKDGKHIFVTGHSEYDPCTLKWEYDRDVSKGMDIAIPKNYYPNDDPSRQPITRWRAHANLLFSNWLNYYVYQETPFELGEGI, from the coding sequence ATGCCGATCAAAATACCGGATACTTTACCCGCTAAAGAAGTGTTAAGTCAAGAAAATATTTTCGTGATGGATGAATCATTCGCTTTTCAACAGGATATTCGTCCGTTAAAAATAGTGATCCTGAATCTGATGCCCACAAAGGAAACGACAGAAACGCAGTTTATGCGTTTAATCGGGAATACCCCGCTGCAGGTCGAATGTGTGTTGCTTAAACCGAAGACGCATACCTCCAAAAATACATCCGCCTTGCATTTGGAGCAATTCTACAAGACGTTTGATGATATCAAGAAAGATCGCTTCGACGGTATGATTATCACGGGCGCGCCTGTGGAGTTGATGGACTTCGAAGATGTGAACTACTGGGATGAACTGACCCAGATCTTCGAGTGGAGCAAGCGCAACGTTACGTCGACCATGCATGTGTGTTGGGCCTCTCAAGCGGGTCTGTACCATCATTTCGGCATCCCCAAGTATACTTTGGACAATAAAGTATTCGGCGTGTTCCCTCATCAGGTATCAAAGCAGAATGTTAAGCTGTTGCGCGGATTCGATGAAGAGTTTTACGTTCCGCAATCCCGCCATACGGACATTTGCAGGGAGGATATCGAGAAGGTGGATGAGCTGGAAATTCTTTCTGAATCCGAGGAGGCGGGGGTATATCTTGTTGCCACGAAGGACGGCAAGCATATTTTCGTTACGGGACATTCGGAGTATGATCCATGCACATTGAAATGGGAATATGACCGCGATGTTTCCAAGGGCATGGATATCGCCATCCCCAAAAATTATTACCCCAATGACGATCCGTCAAGGCAACCCATTACACGATGGAGAGCGCATGCGAATCTGTTATTTTCCAATTGGCTCAACTATTATGTGTACCAGGAAACCCCGTTTGAATTAGGCGAAGGCATTTAA
- the corA gene encoding magnesium/cobalt transporter CorA — protein MKVRLVNNGVFTLLEEFTMPLTPPESGFYWIDADTEDLEELQPLFGLHELAVEDCLTEEEQRPKIELYDHQYFIVINSIRYDDEEIFLRALNIFLGRNYIITVTKQKINEIRAIKPVLWEEEVNAPDRFLYHLVDLVVDNYFTVADRIEAKIEKLEEEILLHTKKSHLNEIISLRSEILWLKKALGPQKDLIFTLNKKELRLINDQLQKYFSDIYENTIKISETFETFRDLMGNLREAYQMSLENRTNEVMRVFTAITTIFMPLTFVTGFYGMNFDYIPLLHSPMGAALVSMGMALLGGGMFYYFRKRGWL, from the coding sequence ATGAAGGTACGTTTGGTTAATAACGGAGTGTTTACTCTGTTGGAAGAATTTACGATGCCGCTTACGCCGCCGGAAAGCGGATTTTATTGGATTGACGCGGATACGGAAGACCTGGAAGAGCTGCAGCCCTTGTTCGGCCTGCATGAGTTAGCCGTTGAGGACTGTTTAACGGAAGAAGAACAACGTCCGAAGATCGAGCTTTACGATCATCAATATTTTATTGTAATTAACAGCATTCGTTATGATGATGAAGAGATTTTCTTGAGAGCCTTGAACATTTTTTTAGGCAGAAATTATATTATTACAGTTACTAAACAGAAAATTAACGAAATCCGGGCGATTAAACCTGTTCTCTGGGAAGAGGAAGTGAACGCGCCGGACCGGTTCTTATATCATCTGGTGGATTTGGTTGTAGATAATTACTTCACGGTTGCCGATCGGATTGAAGCCAAGATCGAGAAGCTGGAAGAAGAAATTCTTCTGCACACGAAGAAATCTCACCTGAACGAAATTATTTCGCTCCGAAGCGAAATTCTGTGGTTGAAGAAAGCGCTGGGACCGCAGAAGGACTTGATCTTTACGTTGAATAAGAAGGAATTGCGGCTTATTAACGACCAGCTCCAGAAATATTTCAGCGACATCTATGAGAATACGATCAAAATTTCCGAGACGTTCGAAACCTTCCGCGACCTCATGGGGAACTTGCGGGAAGCCTATCAGATGTCTCTGGAGAATCGAACGAATGAAGTCATGCGTGTGTTCACCGCAATCACAACGATTTTCATGCCGCTCACGTTTGTGACCGGATTTTACGGAATGAATTTCGATTACATTCCTTTATTACATTCCCCCATGGGGGCCGCTTTGGTTTCAATGGGCATGGCGTTGCTTGGCGGAGGCATGTTCTATTACTTCCGCAAACGGGGTTGGCTGTAA
- a CDS encoding PLP-dependent transferase, with protein sequence MTSRQIESRLAQIGSISEPVTGAISFPIYQSTAFRHPKLGESTGFDYARTKSPTRTILEDAIAELESGDAGFATSSGMAALQTIFAYFSQGDHLIVSLDLYGGTYRLLEDIMLRFGVTATYVDTNNLDALESSRTANTKAVLIETPTNPLMMITDIAEVATWAKKHGILTIVDNTLLTPFLQRPIELGADIVIHSATKYLGGHNDVLAGLIVTKGEALSERMALLHNSIGAVLGPQDSWLLMRGMKTLALRMERHEYNATKVAEYLLTHEAISDVYYPALPDHPNYDIQRKQSSGNTGILSFKVKDARYVEPILRHIRLIAFAESLGGVESLMTYPAVQTHAAIPEEIRRQVGVDDRLLRFSVGIEHADDIIADLGQALASSKLEIEGGVAAYE encoded by the coding sequence ATGACTTCCAGACAAATCGAAAGCCGTTTGGCCCAAATCGGATCTATATCGGAGCCAGTAACGGGAGCGATCAGCTTCCCAATCTACCAATCTACAGCCTTCCGTCATCCCAAATTAGGAGAGAGTACGGGATTTGATTATGCCCGGACCAAGAGTCCCACCCGTACGATTCTGGAAGATGCCATCGCGGAACTGGAGTCGGGGGATGCGGGATTTGCGACTTCTTCGGGAATGGCGGCGTTACAGACGATTTTTGCTTATTTCAGCCAAGGGGATCATTTAATAGTTTCATTAGACCTGTACGGAGGCACTTATCGTTTGCTTGAGGATATTATGCTGCGCTTCGGCGTTACGGCCACTTATGTGGACACGAATAACCTTGATGCGCTGGAGTCCAGCCGTACGGCAAACACCAAAGCCGTTCTGATCGAAACGCCTACGAATCCCCTTATGATGATTACGGATATCGCCGAGGTCGCGACTTGGGCGAAGAAGCACGGCATTTTGACCATTGTGGATAATACGCTTCTGACTCCTTTCTTGCAAAGACCGATTGAGTTAGGCGCGGATATTGTCATTCACAGCGCAACCAAGTATCTAGGCGGGCATAATGACGTTCTGGCTGGGCTAATTGTGACCAAAGGAGAAGCTTTGTCCGAGCGGATGGCGCTGTTGCATAACTCCATTGGCGCCGTACTTGGACCGCAAGACAGCTGGTTGTTGATGAGAGGAATGAAGACGCTGGCGCTCCGGATGGAAAGGCATGAATATAACGCGACGAAGGTAGCGGAATATCTCCTTACGCATGAAGCCATTTCCGATGTATACTATCCTGCGCTGCCGGATCACCCGAATTACGATATCCAAAGAAAGCAGTCGTCCGGAAACACAGGCATTCTTTCTTTTAAAGTGAAGGATGCGCGTTATGTTGAACCGATCTTGCGTCATATCCGGCTGATCGCTTTCGCGGAAAGTCTTGGCGGGGTCGAATCCCTGATGACTTATCCCGCGGTACAAACCCATGCGGCCATTCCCGAGGAAATTCGCCGTCAGGTAGGCGTTGATGACAGGCTTCTTCGCTTTTCGGTGGGCATAGAGCACGCGGATGATATTATCGCCGATCTCGGTCAGGCTCTTGCCTCTTCCAAACTTGAAATTGAGGGAGGCGTAGCCGCATATGAGTAA
- a CDS encoding trans-sulfuration enzyme family protein, producing MSKDNSKARSRKFATDLIHFGSEIDKHTGASSVPIYQASTFHHESLANPPEFDYSRSGNPTRQALEDYIAKLEGGVRGFAFASGMAAISTTFMLLSAGDHVIVTEDVYGGTYRLLTSILSRMNIETTFVDMTDFNQVKAALQPNTKAVYIETPSNPTLKVTDIGLIAEWAKSHDLLTMLDNTFMTPYHQRPIEHGIDIVLHSATKFLGGHSDVLAGLAVVADDNLGRRLKILQNGMGTVLGVQDCWLLIRGMKTLKARMEYSETGAGRLAQWLSEHPSVTKVYYPGLHDHPGREIHERQSLGYGAVVSFDVGSGERAKQVLDKIELPLVAVSLGAVESILSYPAMMSHAAMPKEVRHQRGITDGLLRYSVGLEDIEDLIDDLSRALAQE from the coding sequence ATGAGTAAGGATAATTCCAAGGCGCGCAGCCGTAAATTTGCTACGGATCTGATCCATTTCGGATCTGAGATTGATAAACATACCGGAGCTTCCTCCGTACCTATTTATCAGGCTTCCACTTTTCATCACGAATCATTGGCAAATCCGCCGGAATTCGACTACTCCCGTTCAGGTAACCCGACCCGTCAGGCTTTGGAGGATTATATCGCCAAGCTGGAAGGCGGCGTTCGCGGGTTCGCTTTTGCTTCAGGGATGGCGGCGATTTCCACTACCTTCATGCTGCTTTCGGCGGGCGACCATGTGATCGTGACAGAAGATGTTTACGGCGGAACCTATCGGTTGTTAACCAGCATCCTGTCCCGGATGAACATTGAGACCACGTTCGTGGATATGACCGATTTCAACCAAGTGAAGGCCGCTCTTCAACCAAATACTAAGGCGGTCTACATCGAGACACCTTCGAATCCAACGTTGAAAGTTACGGATATCGGTTTGATTGCGGAATGGGCTAAATCTCATGATTTACTTACGATGCTGGATAACACATTCATGACCCCATATCATCAACGTCCAATCGAGCACGGAATCGACATCGTTCTGCACAGCGCCACCAAGTTCCTCGGGGGGCACAGCGATGTGCTTGCGGGGCTGGCGGTGGTTGCGGACGACAATCTGGGACGCAGACTGAAAATTTTGCAAAATGGGATGGGCACCGTACTAGGCGTACAAGATTGCTGGTTGTTAATTCGCGGCATGAAGACGCTTAAAGCCCGAATGGAATATTCGGAAACCGGCGCTGGGAGACTGGCTCAGTGGCTATCCGAGCACCCTTCGGTCACCAAGGTCTATTATCCGGGGCTGCACGACCATCCGGGACGCGAGATTCATGAGCGCCAATCGCTGGGCTACGGGGCCGTTGTGTCGTTTGATGTCGGGTCGGGCGAGCGCGCCAAGCAAGTGTTGGATAAGATCGAGTTGCCATTGGTAGCTGTATCCTTAGGAGCTGTTGAGAGCATTCTGTCCTATCCGGCCATGATGTCGCATGCGGCAATGCCGAAGGAAGTGCGTCACCAGCGCGGGATAACAGACGGTCTTCTGCGGTATTCCGTAGGCTTGGAGGATATTGAGGATTTAATCGATGATTTATCACGGGCTCTTGCACAGGAGTAA
- a CDS encoding NAD(P)/FAD-dependent oxidoreductase: MFPPDKADAVIIGGGLAGSSMAIGLAKAGWNTVLMDQNNLPKHKVCGEFLSPESIAMLHVLGLQEAVDAIGPAEIDKAILTLANGATLTIPMREKAMGISRYQLDFIMQQRAEELGALWLGGTSVSAVKCNENGTYLVQAYTKGGQEPHSSITAKSVIAAWGRHPRADLAVNDPAVPSSASRTRAVTYVGIKAHYEEVPAGGAVELYFFRGGYIGLCPIEEGRTNVTALMTERAFQEAGKSVAAAIESASTQNPALRKRLAVGSPIVGSLSATSPVRLDRQLKAWSRFPLIGDAAVMIPPLCGDGMAMALRSAQLGLPLAHRYLYGDLTMDGWQIAYTRELTREFTSPVRMGKWLQGALSSTGMGTILFGLGKVAPFMSNQIFRATRLRG; this comes from the coding sequence ATGTTCCCACCCGATAAAGCAGACGCTGTCATCATTGGCGGTGGCTTGGCCGGCAGCTCCATGGCGATTGGGTTGGCTAAAGCCGGATGGAACACCGTCCTTATGGATCAGAACAATTTACCGAAGCATAAGGTATGCGGGGAGTTCCTTTCCCCGGAATCCATAGCTATGTTGCATGTCCTTGGACTTCAAGAAGCCGTTGATGCGATAGGTCCCGCTGAAATAGACAAGGCGATTCTGACACTGGCCAACGGCGCGACACTGACCATTCCCATGCGGGAGAAGGCAATGGGGATCAGCAGGTATCAGCTGGATTTCATCATGCAACAAAGAGCGGAGGAACTTGGCGCGCTGTGGTTAGGCGGTACGTCGGTTTCCGCGGTGAAGTGCAATGAAAACGGGACTTATCTGGTTCAAGCGTACACCAAAGGAGGGCAGGAACCCCATTCTTCGATAACGGCCAAATCTGTAATTGCGGCGTGGGGACGGCATCCTCGGGCGGATTTAGCCGTAAACGATCCTGCTGTGCCCTCTTCTGCATCAAGAACCAGAGCGGTAACCTATGTGGGTATTAAAGCGCATTACGAAGAAGTTCCGGCCGGAGGCGCGGTGGAACTTTACTTTTTTCGCGGCGGTTACATCGGTCTATGTCCTATTGAAGAGGGACGCACGAATGTAACCGCGCTGATGACGGAGCGAGCATTTCAGGAAGCGGGTAAAAGCGTTGCCGCCGCAATCGAATCGGCATCCACCCAGAACCCTGCCTTACGCAAACGATTAGCGGTTGGTTCACCGATTGTCGGCAGCCTTTCCGCTACATCACCGGTAAGACTGGACCGTCAGCTTAAGGCATGGAGCCGCTTTCCGCTTATAGGCGATGCCGCTGTGATGATTCCTCCGTTATGCGGTGACGGAATGGCGATGGCGCTGCGTTCCGCACAATTAGGTTTGCCGCTGGCGCATCGGTACTTATATGGGGATCTGACGATGGATGGCTGGCAAATCGCGTACACCCGCGAGCTTACTCGTGAATTTACGTCTCCGGTTCGAATGGGAAAGTGGCTCCAGGGGGCACTTTCTTCAACAGGGATGGGGACGATTCTTTTTGGCTTAGGCAAGGTTGCTCCGTTCATGTCCAACCAAATATTCAGGGCGACCAGACTCCGAGGCTAA
- a CDS encoding EAL domain-containing protein has translation MGFTASVNRWKAKFGKADSVPSYSTAGFPLETALIDPVIDRIHELRHRETECALLLIRIENFSLLAYTYEVHVMEQLNIQIKEAIEDIITETVQEDMLYGMKQFGSEDFGIFLKETSQNAFAYLNNLGDDVCRRLLTVIEELRLQPTTSGSLTFIHSHTVLERSVENTHFAVQNAYFYARTQFNGRMTTAVHPYKEDIISILNEENITVLAQPIMNLRNGDVFGWEILTRGPRNTPFYGPTELFDFAFQSDLLIRMECLVIRKALLEIATRRIQEQVFINVTSVSLAQPIFLEFLLNELKEFPDVASTQLIFEITERHAIRDYHEMGLTISKYRSHGFRFAVDDAGAGYSSLLTISELIPDIIKIDKSLIQNIDQISVKRSMLKALMAFAQDIRCEVVAEGIEREEEAEVLFQHEVQMGQGYYFARPEPLNGATPLERTNQLENFQSMKVKIKQLREAAQE, from the coding sequence ATGGGATTTACCGCATCGGTGAACAGATGGAAAGCCAAGTTTGGTAAAGCGGATTCTGTTCCTTCATACAGTACCGCAGGGTTTCCTCTGGAAACAGCTCTCATTGATCCGGTTATCGACCGAATACATGAATTGCGGCATCGTGAAACGGAATGTGCCTTGTTACTGATTCGCATAGAAAATTTCAGTCTGCTTGCTTATACATATGAAGTCCACGTCATGGAGCAGCTGAACATCCAGATTAAGGAAGCTATAGAGGATATTATTACAGAAACGGTGCAAGAAGATATGCTTTACGGTATGAAGCAGTTTGGATCTGAGGATTTTGGCATTTTCCTGAAGGAGACAAGCCAGAACGCCTTTGCCTATTTGAATAATCTGGGTGATGACGTCTGTCGGAGGCTGCTTACGGTCATTGAAGAACTTCGGTTGCAACCTACCACAAGCGGCTCACTGACATTTATACATAGCCATACGGTATTAGAAAGAAGTGTGGAAAACACCCACTTCGCCGTACAGAACGCTTATTTCTATGCAAGAACACAATTTAACGGCAGAATGACTACCGCCGTTCATCCATATAAAGAAGATATTATATCTATATTAAATGAAGAGAATATTACGGTGTTGGCTCAGCCCATCATGAATTTGCGGAACGGTGATGTGTTTGGCTGGGAGATTCTCACCCGGGGACCGCGTAATACCCCTTTCTATGGACCCACGGAACTGTTTGATTTCGCGTTCCAATCCGATTTGTTAATCCGGATGGAATGTCTCGTCATCCGCAAAGCCTTGTTGGAAATTGCAACACGCCGCATTCAGGAACAGGTGTTTATTAACGTTACTTCCGTATCGTTGGCACAACCCATCTTTCTTGAGTTCCTCCTTAATGAACTGAAGGAGTTCCCGGATGTGGCCTCGACACAGCTTATTTTTGAAATTACAGAGCGCCATGCCATTAGGGATTACCACGAAATGGGATTAACGATAAGTAAATACCGTTCACACGGCTTCCGGTTTGCGGTGGATGATGCAGGCGCCGGCTATTCCAGTTTGTTAACAATCTCCGAGCTTATTCCGGATATTATCAAGATTGACAAGTCCCTTATCCAGAACATAGATCAAATATCGGTGAAACGATCCATGCTGAAAGCTCTAATGGCGTTCGCCCAGGATATTCGATGTGAAGTTGTAGCGGAGGGCATTGAACGGGAAGAAGAAGCGGAAGTACTGTTCCAACATGAAGTTCAGATGGGACAAGGCTATTACTTCGCAAGACCCGAGCCGTTGAACGGAGCAACACCGCTGGAGCGTACGAATCAACTGGAAAATTTCCAAAGCATGAAAGTGAAAATTAAACAATTGCGTGAGGCAGCCCAAGAATAG
- a CDS encoding type III polyketide synthase translates to MRTISLAPAILGLGTALPPHKVNQAEAATRLADALSEDRDASRWARRIFNQCGVDTRYTCEPNLLEPAPRSMYLPGTPEDKIPTTAERMGLYKQASVELGYMAAVRALIDSALDADDITHLITVTCTGLFLPGLDAALIRGLGLSNDVERIPLQYLGCAAGLKAVCLARQIADRQPRAHVLIVCVELCTLHIQPSSSKEDLYAAAFFGDGASACVVGGAESRRGRDGVFELGEHRSVLLPDSSDEMTWEIGNYGFSLYLSPRIPEWIGAYLPLEIKVLLKEEEWPELWAIHPGGRGIIDAVEKGMGLTSEQTRVSREVLRKVGNLSSATIIYVLQDMRRELNASSARRSSGVAAAFGPGLTAELLKFHYVPGIMSSHSQPEDACYHV, encoded by the coding sequence ATGAGAACTATTTCACTTGCTCCGGCAATTCTCGGGTTGGGTACGGCGCTGCCTCCCCATAAGGTTAATCAAGCTGAGGCTGCCACTCGTCTGGCGGACGCTTTGTCCGAAGACAGAGACGCTTCGCGGTGGGCGCGAAGAATATTCAATCAATGCGGGGTGGATACCCGTTATACGTGCGAACCGAACCTGCTTGAACCCGCTCCCCGAAGTATGTACTTGCCGGGAACACCGGAAGACAAGATCCCTACTACAGCGGAACGAATGGGACTCTATAAGCAGGCTTCCGTTGAACTTGGTTACATGGCCGCCGTAAGAGCTTTGATTGATAGTGCGCTGGATGCTGATGATATAACACACCTGATTACGGTTACCTGCACAGGTCTTTTTTTGCCTGGATTGGACGCGGCGCTGATTCGAGGGCTGGGTCTTTCCAACGATGTGGAAAGGATCCCTCTGCAGTATTTGGGATGCGCAGCAGGATTAAAGGCCGTCTGTTTGGCCCGACAAATAGCAGATCGCCAGCCGAGAGCCCATGTTCTGATTGTGTGCGTTGAACTATGTACGTTGCATATACAACCCAGCTCCTCCAAAGAGGACTTATATGCGGCCGCCTTTTTCGGTGACGGTGCTTCAGCCTGTGTTGTTGGCGGAGCAGAGAGCAGGCGGGGGCGGGACGGAGTATTTGAGTTGGGGGAGCACCGTTCCGTCTTACTGCCGGATTCTTCGGATGAGATGACTTGGGAGATTGGTAATTATGGCTTTTCATTGTATCTTTCCCCGCGCATCCCGGAATGGATCGGTGCCTATCTGCCCCTCGAAATCAAAGTTCTGTTGAAAGAGGAGGAATGGCCTGAGTTGTGGGCTATTCATCCCGGCGGAAGAGGCATCATTGATGCTGTTGAGAAAGGTATGGGATTGACTTCGGAGCAAACGCGGGTTAGCAGAGAGGTGTTACGAAAAGTGGGGAATCTGTCCTCCGCAACCATTATTTATGTTCTTCAGGATATGAGAAGGGAGCTGAACGCATCCAGCGCCCGGCGTTCAAGCGGGGTAGCGGCCGCATTCGGTCCAGGCCTAACAGCTGAATTGCTCAAGTTTCATTACGTTCCTGGAATAATGAGCAGCCATTCTCAGCCTGAGGATGCATGCTACCATGTTTAG
- a CDS encoding methyltransferase domain-containing protein produces MFSLLKKRSTLEEYMDQLDQGGPELTEALRHLRRLNRIFAAAGPTIYGIERLWEASGKPTELTVLDIGAGSGDVNRRLLTWADTKGVQVQITLMDITEEACAEAVRYYSNEPRIQVVQGDLFRISGKDTADIVTATQFLHHFTGDTLTQALRCMHRASRIGVVINDIHRHWISWSAVWLMTRLVSRNRYIQHDGPLSVAKGFRAADWNRLADSCHDEVLLTYKWRPLFRYAVICQSVSAEGESVHVPTR; encoded by the coding sequence ATGTTTAGCTTGTTGAAGAAAAGATCCACCCTTGAGGAATATATGGATCAACTGGATCAAGGGGGGCCGGAGTTAACAGAGGCGCTGCGTCATTTGAGACGGCTTAACCGGATCTTTGCCGCAGCAGGTCCTACCATTTATGGTATCGAACGTTTATGGGAGGCTTCCGGTAAACCGACGGAGCTGACCGTGTTGGATATTGGTGCGGGATCGGGTGACGTAAACAGGCGATTGCTTACATGGGCAGACACCAAAGGAGTTCAAGTACAGATTACGTTAATGGACATTACCGAGGAAGCTTGTGCGGAAGCAGTCCGTTATTACTCGAATGAACCGCGAATTCAGGTTGTACAGGGGGATCTGTTCCGAATAAGCGGTAAAGATACGGCAGACATTGTTACCGCAACTCAATTTCTTCATCATTTCACGGGGGATACGCTGACACAGGCTTTACGTTGTATGCACCGGGCCTCCCGGATCGGGGTAGTAATCAACGATATTCACCGGCACTGGATTTCCTGGTCGGCGGTATGGCTCATGACCCGTCTGGTTTCGCGGAACCGTTATATTCAGCATGATGGTCCGTTATCCGTGGCCAAGGGATTCCGGGCGGCCGATTGGAATCGTCTGGCTGATTCTTGCCATGATGAGGTCCTGCTTACTTATAAGTGGAGGCCCTTATTTCGGTACGCAGTGATCTGTCAATCGGTCTCTGCTGAAGGAGAATCAGTTCATGTTCCCACCCGATAA